The Helianthus annuus cultivar XRQ/B chromosome 15, HanXRQr2.0-SUNRISE, whole genome shotgun sequence genomic sequence AAgtgaatttaattaaaacaaaaatctcacacacacatggtgtgtgtgtgcgtgagaaCGATCAGGAGAAGGGAGTGAGGGGTGTAAACCCTAACCCTCAAGAAACCATCAAATTGAAGAAGGATTTCAGCCTAAACTAATGCATGAACacgttttcttgatgatctagccctattaaacatgtggtaagttgtaatttacgATTTAatgatcttgctatgaagtgggttatgaacaatccatgaaattgtacgaaattgatcatgtacatgtgttagaatcaccatatagaacatgaactatgcaagattctaagtaatttgatgattttggatgaaacccacttgtagtagtaaagatgatgatatggataatcatacatgtttaattgttgtgtaaaattcatgtatgatgttgtatgtaatgagtaattgTTAGTTAATTTGGGTATATTATGAGAATTTTATGATTCTAGTGGaacttgatgatcttgatatgaacttgtaatattatgcataaaatacttgtacattaggcttagaaagttgtacgcacaccaagtgtttgatgaaatgtctaaatggAAATGAtgtgtgaaattgtatgcaagtaatAGGTAATTATATATAGAACGTGATAATAATGTATTTGATAGTAAACTAACATGAGAAGTGCGTTTTAGATATAGTTCATGCGGAGGCTATGTTGAAATGATGTTGGGTTAGCTAAGTATGAGTTAAGGTGTTAGTTGTGAAAATATGAAAACGTTGGTGTAGAAGAAATGGAttatgtatgtacatgtgtatataATTAGGTGATCATGTAGTTTAATATGTCATATAATACGATCATGAAATGCGTATAATGTTAATACTATGCTCTACCATATTAAGATGGATACATGTTCATAAGTTGAAAGTGTGTAAGTAAGACAgttgactttttgaaagtcaacaaTGAATGAATAACATGGTTAGCCTTTCGGACACAATTATAATAGTAGAGAAGTAATGTGTTATGTACTAGATGATCTACACGTCGTGTACGATGATGATTGAGTTGCGTGAATGTGGAACAAGGTAACTTTTAGTCTATGCCTTATGTATGTGGTATTTGGTTAATAAAAATGCAAGTAATATATGAATGGAAGGAAATGAATGTTAGTATGAATGAGCATTTGTGCTAACCATAATGTGATTGTAATGACATGAAAGGATAGGGATCACATTAGCATGGACTCAAGAACGGAACGCTAACGGGTCATGAGGAGGTGAGGAAGCAAGCTTGAACACgaacgcttaaggtaagtgactccgcaatcacttcttagttgttatgtaatgttatatgcaatctaattatatgtgataattgaggtcaaataggaatgagttgtatgatgtcaataaagtattaaacggatcttagtttgATCCAAGCTAGGCAGGTGTGATTAAGAAATTGTAGCTAAGTAGTGAGATTGGTTACTCATGCAAGAaattcctttgttattaaggatatagcataattgactaaaatgcccttgataggtatatcgggcaaacgaccttagaagTCGTTTGGAATCAAGATATTCGATTAGTATAATATTTTGGTCAAGCATGAAAATGTGGAGTATGTTTTTGTATGTCATAAACTACTTAATgcataaatacccataacgggtcaaggTAAGCTTCTGaccaaaaatatgttaaaaataggtAAGACATCCAAGAATTTAATCCTCTATGATAAATGACGTTGATATTAAAAGGTTCATGAGGAGTCGAGGTTAAGTAAtcagattatgttgataaatgcacgaacgggtcaaatagttagaaaagggtaatatgtcgaatgcacgtaagttaagaaattccttaatccggaggtaggattttaagttgatatgatagaatgtgaatttacaagcatgtaggaagaaacgggaggttaaacgggtaaacggttcaaaagttatgcgtgttttagtgcgtacggacgacgaaacggaactgcagaaaactgcagtttctagagggcgtcgccgacgggctccagaaagtgaatttttgtgctgacgggttaatctcctgtctacgggtttttgggctacgggtaaatgcaaggcccgtcgccgacggccctaggggcgtcggcgacggcctccccaagttccaaaagctgaaatcttgttatttaagttatttaatgtatcgtaggcttcggtttgtcatccgtggtctacggcggaccttccaaacatgattttgttggttccttagatgtttatgagctataaagctaagtctaagacccatgtaaataatgtatgattatgtaagaggtacgcgtgatctagcacgtgtacataaaggtatgcatgtatgtaatgacgTAGGAAGGGTTTGTACGTATatagatgtgcatgtatgtatgtataaagatatgtacgagtgtatgcatgtatgtaatgatgtaggaaaggtttgtacgtatatagatgtgcatgtatgtatgtataaagatatgtacgagtgtatgcatgtatgtaatgatgtaggaaaggtttgtacgtatatagatgtgcatgtatgtatgtataaagatatgtacgagcgtatgtatgtatgtaaagatgtaggaaaggtacgtatgtatgtagaagtatatgtatgtatgtaataagaCATGTATGAGAGTATACACGTATGTAAAATTGTAGGGaagatatgtacgtatgtagatgtgtatgtatgtatgtaattacgCATGTATGCATAATTTAGTCACGTTGAGGGCTAACGTTATTAATGGTGcaccttgagaatgaaaagtaatgcaggtacattattgaagcctcaccaggaaatggatacgcatatgaaatgcttaaagtttgaaagatgacgaaatgtgaagtgtacgcgaatgaatcttgtttatataatgtgtactaatgttatgaatgtatgtggtgagtgcaggttataCGGATAACGGGCGGATTATCACAAGAattagagatcgaagaccgagtcacgagatagattgtacgggaataattaagtatgtactattagtaaacatgacttatattttatctttgtaaaagatacattttaaaacgaactttcaagtaagtcaagacgtttgtaatgaaagaaattttatggcacgaatttccgctgcgacttttgacaaatacgaattagggcgtAACATTGGGAAACATGCGGTTCCTTTCTTTTCGTACCAATGGACTAAATGGGTACCAAAAAAGTGAACGTGCTTGGAGAGAAGAACAAGACCGCTTGGCTACACTCAAAggtttgaaaaaaataaatatgCTACATGGACCGGCCACATGTCGTTTATGTGGGGAGACCGATGAAGACGCAAATCATCTTTTTGCCTCGTGCTACACTACTGCGATTGTTTGGCAAAAGGTTAGTGCTTGGTGTAATATCCCTCCGATTTACGCCTATGATTTCAGAGACCTGCTTAAATTTCATAAAAGTTCGAATAAGTCGGAGCATAAGAAAAAGCTGGTGCAAACAATTGTGTTGACAACATGTTGGGAGATCTGGAAAGCTCGGAATGACACCATTTTTGCTGGGAAGAGAATAGCGGTTGACGGAATTTTCGGGGAACTACAATCTTTGGCGTTGACATGGATCAAACATAGATCAAAGGATGCGCTCATGGATTGGGAGAGTTGGGCAAATTTTAGTCTCTACTCTGTATTTTAAAATATTTGTGTTGTGTAGTTTCAAACTTGGGTGATTATCAAAGGGGATGGCTATATTGTTGCTAACACCTCACTGGTAACATCCGCCTGTAAAGTATTTTGGTGAtgattaaaagaaatttgccgttaaaaaaagcaaagtaaaaatatataaaactcacttaattttttttgagtaaattacaaaaatcgtcctttatgttgacaccaTATTGCAAACTATGTCCTTTACCTTCAAAACGCACaaaaaaaacgtactcgatgttttcAAACCTTTGCATGTTATgttctttagccctaactcagttagttttcaTGGTTAAGTTTGACCAAATGGACCACACATAGGGATATTTTGGTaatattattcatttatttaaccACAATACGACCCGTcaccattcaaccaccaataacCACCACTGCAACCACCATGAAAACCCCTCAAATCGAAAAACTTGCAACCACCATGAAGACCCCTCAAATCCACCACCGTAACCACCATAAAAACCCCTCAATTAAAGTTATCCACTCAATATTATTTGACCAGAAAATCCATTAGCTTGACATAAGCATTTGGCAACAACTTAAGTTCTGCAAAAAGATTTAAGCAAGAACTCAGCTGTCATATCCATTTTTGTAGAAAATTTTGAATCTTTGGAGGAATCGTAGCATTTGGAGATCTGGGTATGAGAGAAATTTGGTTGAGAAAGTGGGTTTTCTTGGAGAGTTGAAAATAGGGCTGtgaacgaaccgaacgttcagcgaacagttcgtgaaccgttcaacAGGAAGTTTGTTTATGTCTGTTCGGTTAGCTTAACGAACgtacacgaacaaaaaatttcgtttggttagcttagcgaacgaacacgaacataggccTCGTTCATTCGAcaatgttcgtgaacgttcggtaatatgttcgtttacgttcgttcgtgtccgtttgagtatatcaaaaaataataaataataaacattttGTCTAAAcgtattgaaaacttgaaaccctattttttctaagttagataaatttggacattctaagacatttttgggaataattatgtctaaattagttaaacttgattcatcgtttggtggtttAGTAGACttgttgtgttttgatttatatTTGATAGTTGTATTTAACTAGTTATATCCAATttttaaggataacaatgtttttattttttttattttcaagttaaatgttcgtttacgtttgtttttatttgcttgcattcgtttgtgttcgagaccagtgttcacgaactgttcgtgaacaactgaatttccttaacaaacgaacacggatataaacttatgttcggtatgcgttcatGAACAATTCACAAACAAGTTAATTTTCTTAACGAaggaacacgaacatggccttgttcgtgttcgttcggttcgtttacagccctagttgaAGATGTTGATGAGAGTTGAAACGAGGTGTGGATTTAGGGAAGATGTTGGGGTTTGGAAAAGGGTGGTTGGTGGCGGAGATGGCGGCAGTTATGATGGAGGAGGTCGACGGTGGAGGTTGGTTGTTGTTTCTTTTTTGGATTTGGTGGTCATCCAAGAGATGGGGTTCAGATCTGGATTTGAGTTTGTTTGAATCTGGTGGTGAGCAAAGGTTTTGAAAGAAGTGTTATCAAATTCACCCCCTAAGTCACATTAAAAAATTTTAATAGGACGATTAAACTGTGTGGCTATTAAACGGTGAAATTTGACAAAGGTTGGGAAAGTTTCAGATTTATATTTTAAGGGATAAACCCATATGAAATATGAGAAGTTATCAATGAGTACCATGTAGTATTTATAGCCAGTTTTACTAAGCACAAGAGATGTCCACAAATCACAGTGAATAATATCAAATGGGGCAAAAGTAAAAGAATTGGAAGTGTAAAAAGGCAATCGTTTACTATTAGATAACTGACAAGAATGACAAAAAGTAGACTTTGTCTTATTACATTGAAAATTGAAATTACGACTAAGAATATCTAATACTTGAACACCAGGAGGTCCAAGACGATCATGCCAAGGGTGAGAGGCAGAAGCAAGAAAGCAGGCTTGTGGAGGAAGTTTAGGAGCTGTGAGCggtgatgcgtgctagtgtgtatattttagatatatattttaagccctttttaaactttttagccaagttttaaatttataaaacacgatatttactaacactaaacacacatatgggcaagtgcacccatcgtggacgtagtatagtgttggtaagataccgaggtcgtccaaggacacaagagcttttagtaccggtttatcctcaacgtctaatcaaatcaaaatgttagaaaaagatttttaaactaagaaaataaaactaactaaatgctgaaaaataaaataaaagtaaaaacagatagacaagatgaatcacttggatccgactcgtgtgttagtataacctttgattattttcgcacttttgcacttgtttaagagattatcttagttattgtagtaggcccctcttttgaaggcgacgttaccctcaacccagtagtttgagtcagcaaggatacaatcctaaagggtcggattattgaaagataattaattaagttattaatgcaaattatggtaggcccctcttttggaggtgacgttaccctcgactaagtagtctgagtcagcagggatacagtcctaaatagccgggttatagtattaatagtagttaacttatgaggggatcaaagagtttggatccccgccatcaaatacctttgggtattgaaggaggtcctactaaatttgacccaggtcccttgcaggacctcgaaacgctgaacaagggcaagacccttaccaaactgttcccttaacccccgaccaggtagccaacatacctccatatagaccatggagatatgaatggtgaaaatcttttattttatatagacagtaaaataatgccaagacaccacggacaaacgataaggaagaatcaccttcaacataagcaactagttattaaagtcattaatacaaaaccaattaaaaagtgcaaaagattaaaaataaaaagtattatactaaacacttgtcttcaccaagtgatgtaagagacttaggcaaacatggccttgattgtcaagaactcttacgatcaatcttggatcccgagacgactcacacactctatgatggacaatggatgatggtggtggatgatggtgttgtgatggtgggggggtggtggatgaagtgtgagagaggtggtgtgccaagggatgtgttgcaatgaatccaagcactcctatttataggctgaacagaggcctgggcacggccccgtgtccgctgggcacggcccgtgcccgtctgacactatatctcttcattaattgtaattcgcaattacaattaatgcgcctgcagtactttgagcacgcccccgtgttcactgggcacgaccccgtggtgagcattagaagcttctataggtttgtcttttctgctgcttcttgggcacggccccgtgctcgctgagcacggggcgtgtccagtcttctgccttctctattttgcttgggaggttGCTGTCGAGGggccgggcagtccacttttgttccctttcttgtatttatgttagatttagctgtctttttgcttcttttattaatttgagctcatttaatcctgaaaatacaaaaggaagacaaaaacacactttttccaacattagtacttaaaaagggttagttttatgcctcatttgatgtaatttatatgttgcattttacacacattaGCGGGTAAAGGTCTCCTGTGCTATTGTGGCGCGAAAGAATTTGTCCGGTTGGAAGATCCTTCAAATtaaaaccaaatgggtcaaattcaATAGATAAATTATTATCACTAGTAAAACGGCATACAAAAATTAAATTTTTGATAACTTTTGGGCTATAAAGGATATTGGGTAGGATATAGGTTCGGTTGTTTCTGGTTTTAAAACCTATGCTAGATCCATGGATGGGTAAACATTCACCATTGCCAACCAGTAATTTACTACAAACAGGAGAAGATGATGGGATGGAAATCATACCTTGTTCAAAGGAGACATGTCTCTCTGCCCCGGTGTCCATATTAAGAGTTGGGTCTGGTTGCTGAAGTTACATCGAGGTGAAAGCTGCCTGAAGATCAAAGGGGCACAAGGCATTATAGCCCGGTTGCTGCGGTGGTCCAGCAGAGGGAGCCATAGGCTGGTAACCTGTGAAGTGGGTCTGAGAGGACTGATCAGTGGGCTGCTGTTGCTAGGCCGAAGCTGCACTGTTGGGCCGGTTTATGGGCCAAGGAGATTGGGTTGGGTAGGGACAAGGTGGAGTGTTCCACCAGGCGCATTGTGGGTAACCGGTATTGGTAAAGGGCCAGGGAGTTTGAGGCTGTGGAGACTGATTTGAAGACGTCGACTACTGTTGCTGCGACTACCGAGAACTACCACGGCCTCGACCACCGCCACGATAATTCTCTCCACGACCCCCACGACCACGTCCTCGGTACCTGGTTTGCTGCTGAGAAGACTGATTGTATTCGGGCTGCTGAGAAGAGTGGTTGGGCTGCTGAGTTGTAACCAGAACTGAGGAGGCGGACTGCTGACGCGCCTCAAGGCGAATCTGTTCGTCATGCAACATGCTCCGAGCCAAGTCCCAATCAGCGTCTTGGCTGTTAATGAGGGCAGCCGTGGTGTCAAACTCAGAGGGTAACCCACGGACCAACTGGAGAACAAGTCGAGAATCGGTGATTGGCTGGTCCACGTCTCCCAATTGATTCGCCAGTTCCTTAAGACGCTGGCAATAATCATCTAGAGACGAACAGGCGGCAAGAGTAAGGTTGCAGAACCTGGTTTCTAAGGCTACTGCACGTACCCGTTTATTACTGAGATAGAACTTTTCCATCTTCAACCATGCTGCTCGTGCGGTAGTTTCCGTGTCAATAATTTTGCTAAGAAGATCGTCTGATATCGTGTCGTATATCCATTGCAGAACGAGGGCATCTATTTCTTTCCATGCAGGGTACTCAGGAGTCGTATCAGGCGGTGGTTTTGTGTCGTCTATATGATCAAGCAACTTGTTAGCGACTGCATGAAGTTTGAATAGCTTTGTCCAGGACGAATAGGGAACCTTCGTGCCATCAAGTGTACGAATTTTCTATTGGATATTCGTAACTGAGTAGGCAGGGTGAAGGGGGGTGACGGCTTTTTGGGAAGATTCAGGGGAATCGGCTGGTATGGTCATCGCAGTGGCTGGAACAGAACTGAAAGTCTGTTAAGGGTCGGCTagggtttgaaaaaaaaaacgaaggGAAGGAGAAAAGAATCTCGTTAACCGAAGCTCTAATACTATAAAAGTGTTTATGTTATGAATTGTGAATGAATATTATTGATCAACAAAGGCTCCTTATATAGAGCAGATACAAAACAACCCTAGCTGTATTTTTGGAAAAGATAAACACAATTCTATACAATATTTATCTAATAAATAATGCACATAATTATCTTCTTAGTTATCGGCTAAGAGTCGGTTCGTGGTGATGGGCGGTGGGAATAGGTGGTGGTGATTGGCAGTGACACTTCTTTTTCTCTCTAAAATTTGTCTCTCACTCTACTTCTGTCACACACACTATGTGTTTATAAAGGGCATATGAGAAGATGATGAACAAGAACTAGCAATTTGCCAATAATTTGGTTTTGAGAACACATAGTGCTTCTGATCTTAAAATCTAAAACAATTTGCAATTAATTTGGTTTTTGATTTGTTCTTTATTCCAAACAATTTGCACCAATTTTATTGAATAAttaattaattgattaattaactaaataagtAAAATTATAAAAATGCCCTCACATACCCTGTACATGACCTGACTTAACATTGAAACTTAACTAGGTCAGGGCTAAAGGATGTAACGTGtaagagtttgcaaacatcgagtacatattttttaggttttgaagATAAAAGACATAGTTTGCAATCTGGTGTCAACATAAAGGATGGTTTTTGTAATTTAcgtttttttaattatattatgTATTTAACATGTTGTAAGAAAAATAAGTTTTTAACATGAAAAGTTCTGAATGCATATGAGACTttgtggcggatctaggattcgttcttagcggtaacgttttataaataagcggtaacgaaatcgaaaaaacgttaaatttttccaaaatttacactaattttacactatCGCCAGAGCGCCAAACGATAGCGGGCGTTGCCCTTGTCTAAACATAGGTCCGCCCTGAATATGACTTGATTGGTTGACTCTCAATCCCAGTACAATCTTTCCTGCAAGCAACAGTTGGAGTTAGCATGAGTAGATTCTTTTCATTTTTATCCTTTTACTTCAAACTATTCTTTGCTTCTACCACTCTCGAGCAGCAATCTAAAGGATTTTTTTTCATTATAACATATATATCtaggattttttttaaatgtgccTCCGGAATAATGTGCCCTGGCCGATGTTCCTTCCCACCCACCCTAGAGCCGCCTCTGCTTATTAGGTTTGCTTTATTAAAAAATTTAAGATGTTGTGACAACATTAAAATGAAGGAATGCAATATAATGTGTTGAAAATGTAGAACATTGAGATAATatataattgttttcttttttgaTGTGTGTATTTTTAAGATGTGAAAAGTTCTATAATGACCCTGTTGGAGGCTAATCTTTTACGGATCGAAGGAGGAGTCGGTAAATAGGGGTGGTCGGAGGAGATTAGAGCATTCGCAATGATGACCCAAAAAATATGTGAGTGAGTTTAGTTATATTATAAGGAATGGTTGTCGGTGTTTTTAAGTGATTCTGAGCATTTTTGAGTGATTGTGAGTggagaagagagaagatatatGAAAATATTATTGTTTATCTGTAAATATATGGGAAAAATATCTGGAGAAAGAAAACCTTATAaatttttgagtaaaatgcacgaatagtccttgtggttttgcaaaataacacctatagtccctaacttttgaaaattacaccggtgctccctatggtttgatagtttgttactcggatagtccctggagtggatgttCGTTAGTTTTCTgcgttaagtggatgtgaaatgacaaaattacccttcatcttctccactctataaaaacaaaacaaccccACCCCAACCCTACCCACCCCCACCTTTCTCTCTGTTTCCCCCACCATTAACCACCCACCTCCACCTTTctctctccccccccccccctcatcttctccactctatagtttgttactcggatagtccctggagtaaAATGCACGaatagtccttgtggttttgtAAAAGATTATCTATAAATAATAATATCTTAGTTCATGAGTAATTAAAAGATATCAAGTTATCAACTAATTTAGAGAAAAAATGAGTGGGAAAATAATTCTAAGGATGTATAGAAATACGACATGTGTCCTCTAACAGAATCAATGCAACAAATTCATCAGTTTCTGGATCGAGTTTTCTTTTTTTATTAGCTGGATTAGTGATCAAAATGATGGGGTTTCAGTTaaatttgtttttttggttttgtCACACTTCCAATGTGGCTAATTTATTATTCTTACATGTTCATGATTGATCAATTTAGGAGTATAAATCTTGTAAAACTTTAAAGCTTGAGTCTGGACCACCGTTTTTGACATGGATTTTGTGGTCTTGTAAATGGACCATAAATATATGTGTTGCGGTTATGATTTTTGTGGTCAAGTTACTGTTCACCGTATTTTACATCAGGATCAAAAGTGGAGCATTCTTTTCGAACAGAGCAACTAAAATCCTCGTAATCGTCTAGAGAAGATGATCGTTAGCGAAGATGATCGTAGAACGAAGGGTTTAGGAGGGTTTGGAGAAGATTTTTGGGGAAGATAATAATATCTGAGCTTTATGAGGTCAAGGGTCAAAGGGATATTTActttaattagtttaattaagTAATGTGTTATAATAAAATCATATTAACATTTTGCCCTTATTTTGCCCATGAGGAAAATGGCAgaataacaggattttattagATAAATATCAagtgatttcatttttggaccaaaataataataaaagtgaaaccagggacccagatttaaaagctttgagttttgaactaaaatgacaaaagtgatcaaacctcagagaccaaaatgacagttgACTCTGTTATATATAAAATACATGACACATGTTACATGTTTGAGTGGTCTAAATggtatatatctttaaaaacctcatttattgtacgggttgaataaatataattttatatattaaataataaaaaattagatctataagaaccatattgtacgggttgaataaatgtaattttatataccaaataaaaaagttatatctttaaaaccacgtatattacacgagttgaataaatgtaatattgtttaccaaataataaaataataccaaataattaaaaaattacatctttaaaaatatgcgcattacacggtttgaataaatgtaattttctgtacaaaaataataaaaaatacatacccttaaaaaaaccccgtgtattgtacaaattgaataaatctaattttatatatcaaataataaaaagttatattttaaaaaacctcatgtattac encodes the following:
- the LOC110930104 gene encoding uncharacterized protein LOC110930104, with the protein product MRFLSFRTNGLNGYQKSERAWREEQDRLATLKGLKKINMLHGPATCRLCGETDEDANHLFASCYTTAIVWQKVSAWCNIPPIYAYDFRDLLKFHKSSNKSEHKKKLVQTIVLTTCWEIWKARNDTIFAGKRIAVDGIFGELQSLALTWIKHRSKDALMDWESWFQTWVIIKGDGYIVANTSLEVQDDHAKGERQKQESRLVEEV
- the LOC110930114 gene encoding uncharacterized protein LOC110930114; translation: MTQVPHVVRPNIANNAKERVANKLLDHIDDTKPPPDTTPEYPAWKEIDALVLQWIYDTISDDLLSKIIDTETTARAAWLKMEKFYLSNKRVRAVALETRFCNLTLAACSSLDDYCQRLKELANQLGDVDQPITDSRLVLQLVRGLPSEFDTTAALINSQDADWDLARSMLHDEQIRLEARQQSASSVLVTTQQPNHSSQQPEYNQSSQQQTRYRGRGRGGRGENYRGGGRGRGSSR